One Vitis vinifera cultivar Pinot Noir 40024 chromosome 8, ASM3070453v1 genomic window carries:
- the LOC109123011 gene encoding NAC domain-containing protein 2-like, protein MEGNGDNNSQGRLPDRLQPFPANEDGLNYGQIFSFLPDLSGEAWMENDQFQVEQRRQPVQQGVKEIEEEQVAWADEYFRSCPPGYRFLPTDEQLIKDYLLRKVNNEPLPINRIRTVVLYDYRPDVLVDNNHNRNAHREKQWYFFTLRERKYPNGTRPSRSVAHGLDGYWKATGVDKAIISDGQVIGFRKALDFYDGNQSSGIKTKWKMHEYRLNQKSLPPNNNNGSDPTKLDDWVLCKVYMKGGSN, encoded by the exons ATGGAGGGGAACGGAGACAACAATAGCCAAGGTCGTCTCCCTGACCGGCTGCAACCTTTTCCGGCTAATGAAGATGGGCTCAACTACGGGCAGATTTTCTCGTTTCTCCCGGATCTTTCGGGGGAGGCATGGATGGAGAACGATCAATTCCAGGTTGAGCAACGACGCCAACCCGTCCAGCAAGGTGTTAAAGAGATCGAAGAAGAACAAGTGGCCTGGGCGGATGAGTATTTCAGAAGCTGTCCACCAGGGTACAGATTTCTTCCCACCGATGAACAGCTGATTAAGGATTACTTGTTGAGGAAAGTGAACAACGAGCCATTGCCCATCAACCGAATTCGCACCGTTGTTCTCTATGACTACCGTCCTGACGTCCTCGTCG ACAATAATCACAACCGCAATGCGCATAGAGAGAAGCAATGGTATTTCTTTACTTTGCGAGAGCGAAAGTACCCGAATGGGACGAGGCCAAGCCGATCAGTCGCCCATGGCTTGGATGGCTACTGGAAGGCAACTGGCGTTGACAAGGCCATCATTTCAGATGGTCAAGTTATCGGCTTCCGAAAGGCCCTAGATTTCTATGATGGCAACCAATCTAGTGGAATAAAAACCAAATGGAAGATGCATGAATACAGGCTTAATCAAAAGAGTCTTCCTCCCAATAACAACAATGGATCTGATCCCACGAAG TTGGATGATTGGGTATTGTGCAAGGTGTACATGAAGGGAGGGAGTAATTAG
- the LOC104880174 gene encoding NAC domain-containing protein 2-like, with amino-acid sequence MEGNGDNNSQGRLPDRLQPFPANEDGLNYEQILLYSSFLDLPDLSEEAWMENDQFQVEQRRQPVQQGVKEIEEEQVAWADEYFRSCPPGYRFLPTDEQLIKDYLLRKVNNEPLPINRIRTVVLYDYRPDVLVENNHNRNAHREKQWYFFTLRERKHPNGTRPSRSVAHGLDGYWKATSVDKAIISDGQVIGFRKALDFYDGNQSSGIKTKWKMHEYRLNQKSLPPNNSNGSDPTKLDDWVLCKVYMKGGSNKSNGS; translated from the exons ATGGAGGGGAACGGAGACAACAATAGCCAAGGTCGTCTCCCTGACCGGCTGCAACCTTTTCCGGCTAATGAAGATGGGCTCAACTACGAGCAGATTTTGTTGTATAGCTCCTTTCTAGATCTCCCGGATCTTTCGGAGGAGGCATGGATGGAGAACGATCAATTCCAGGTTGAGCAACGACGCCAACCCGTCCAGCAAGGTGTTAAAGAGATCGAAGAAGAACAAGTGGCCTGGGCGGATGAGTATTTCAGAAGCTGTCCACCAGGGTACAGATTTCTTCCCACCGATGAACAGCTGATTAAGGATTACTTGTTGAGGAAAGTGAACAACGAGCCATTGCCCATCAACCGAATTCGCACCGTTGTTCTCTATGACTACCGTCCTGACGTCCTCGTCG AAAATAATCACAACCGCAATGCGCATAGAGAGAAGCAATGGTATTTCTTTACTTTGCGAGAGCGAAAGCACCCGAATGGGACGAGGCCAAGCCGATCAGTCGCCCATGGCTTGGATGGCTACTGGAAAGCAACTAGCGTTGACAAGGCCATCATTTCAGATGGTCAAGTTATCGGCTTCCGAAAGGCGCTAGATTTCTATGATGGGAACCAATCTAGTGGAATAAAAACCAAATGGAAGATGCATGAATACAGGCTTAATCAGAAGAGTCTTCCTCCCAATAACAGCAATGGATCTGATCCCACGAAG TTGGATGATTGGGTATTGTGCAAGGTGTACATGAAGGGAGGGAGTAATAAGAGCAATGGATCATGA